The Chryseobacterium suipulveris genome window below encodes:
- a CDS encoding tetratricopeptide repeat protein — protein sequence MTEFRSFFLLIFLFTQLPFLSFAQPGEYLSEYSDYPALEKKIKSLENQPEQSMVYVEMFIRKAKKEGNADNIHKGYLFATFNSREEIQLKYGDSLIVSSIKLNDRNKTGEALLSQALVYQGNENYEKSLEYTLDALKIFEETKNLYLINTAKYSIAEIKTFLGAYSESNTLFIETTEFFRNNQKRIGNTDYRLYYLYSLLGLIGTENRLKHFSESQNLIDEGKAYVSKNREFLGYFPYFVSSEGTNFYFQNNYPKAIEKLDEALKLYDDKWKHLTEKFYIGMSYYHLNQYDKAIPYLQLIEKDYDETGKLFPEFRPGFEAMIDIYKNKADKDLQLHYIDKLLIITKKENESREKIRTRLEKKMGETELLAAKKELENYKKWQKFAPIWIGTILIVAGLLFYRNRSKKLRKKISPHSEDHGFSTTETLETIALSLHNDAPFTAEPTEITPTTLPLTEPESSEPTDFSKYAPIRKETVLLIQKKLATFEEEKRFTYKNIKLSSLARDFGTNEKYISAIIKADKEKNFNEYLSDLRIDYFLQLLKIPENKLKSITELSEKTGFTNNEMFHKEFKKKFGVSVKQYFGKD from the coding sequence GTGACGGAATTCCGCAGTTTTTTTCTCCTGATTTTCCTTTTTACACAATTGCCGTTCCTGTCATTTGCGCAGCCCGGCGAATATTTAAGCGAATATTCTGATTATCCAGCATTGGAAAAGAAGATAAAGTCTCTGGAAAATCAACCCGAACAGTCGATGGTTTATGTAGAAATGTTTATTAGGAAAGCAAAAAAAGAAGGGAATGCCGATAATATTCATAAAGGATATTTATTTGCAACCTTTAATTCCAGAGAAGAAATACAACTAAAATACGGTGACAGTTTAATTGTTTCCTCTATAAAACTGAATGACAGGAATAAGACAGGTGAGGCGCTTCTGTCACAAGCTTTGGTTTATCAGGGAAATGAAAATTATGAGAAATCCTTAGAATATACCCTTGACGCTTTAAAAATTTTTGAAGAAACCAAGAATCTTTATTTAATCAATACAGCAAAATATTCGATTGCGGAAATCAAAACTTTTCTGGGAGCTTATTCGGAATCCAATACTTTATTTATTGAAACCACAGAGTTTTTCAGAAACAATCAAAAGAGAATAGGCAATACTGACTATCGACTATATTACCTCTACTCATTACTTGGATTAATTGGAACTGAAAATCGCTTGAAACATTTTTCTGAAAGTCAGAATCTTATCGACGAGGGAAAAGCTTATGTGAGCAAAAACCGGGAGTTTTTGGGCTACTTCCCGTATTTTGTCTCTTCCGAAGGAACCAACTTCTACTTCCAAAACAATTATCCCAAAGCGATCGAGAAACTCGACGAAGCCCTGAAACTTTACGACGACAAATGGAAACACCTCACCGAAAAATTCTATATCGGCATGAGCTACTACCACTTGAACCAATACGACAAAGCCATTCCCTACCTTCAGCTGATCGAAAAGGACTATGATGAAACGGGCAAACTCTTCCCCGAATTCCGCCCCGGCTTTGAGGCGATGATCGACATCTACAAAAACAAAGCAGATAAAGACCTGCAACTGCACTATATCGACAAACTCCTGATCATCACCAAAAAGGAAAACGAAAGCAGGGAAAAAATCCGCACACGCTTAGAAAAGAAAATGGGTGAAACCGAGCTGCTCGCCGCCAAAAAGGAATTGGAAAACTATAAGAAATGGCAAAAGTTTGCACCGATTTGGATTGGAACAATACTAATTGTTGCGGGACTGTTGTTTTACCGAAACCGGAGTAAAAAACTGCGAAAAAAAATATCACCACATTCGGAAGATCATGGTTTTTCCACGACTGAAACTCTTGAAACCATTGCCCTTTCCCTACACAACGATGCGCCGTTTACAGCTGAGCCGACAGAAATTACCCCAACTACACTTCCACTAACCGAACCTGAAAGTTCTGAACCCACCGACTTTAGCAAATATGCCCCGATCCGGAAAGAAACAGTGCTCCTCATCCAGAAAAAACTCGCCACATTCGAAGAAGAAAAGCGCTTTACCTACAAAAACATTAAGCTCAGTTCGCTTGCAAGGGATTTCGGAACCAACGAAAAGTATATTTCCGCCATCATCAAAGCCGACAAAGAAAAGAACTTCAATGAATATTTGAGCGACCTCCGAATCGACTATTTCCTGCAGCTCCTCAAAATACCTGAAAATAAATTGAAGAGCATCACAGAACTTTCAGAAAAAACGGGCTTCACCAACAACGAAATGTTCCATAAGGAATTCAAGAAGAAGTTTGGTGTTTCTGTGAAGCAGTATTTTGGGAAGGATTAA
- the truA gene encoding tRNA pseudouridine(38-40) synthase TruA codes for MRYFIEFSYHGKNYFGYQIQPREITVQEELEKALSTILREEIKTTGAGRTDTGVHAKKMFAHFDTEQILEENLPHKLNSFLPPDISVKRIFKVKDDFHARFDATFRTYEYYISLEKNPFTQDSAWQIWRRDLDIDKMNEACKILFEYDDFTSFAKLHTDNKTNLCTIYKAEWSQNGSELKFTISADRFLRNMVRAIVGTMVEIGNGKIQPEDLRTVIESQNRNAAGTSAPPQGLFLVDVGYNF; via the coding sequence ATGCGCTACTTCATCGAATTTTCATACCACGGGAAAAACTATTTCGGCTACCAGATTCAGCCGCGCGAAATCACCGTTCAGGAAGAACTGGAAAAAGCTTTGTCCACGATTCTTCGCGAAGAAATCAAAACGACGGGAGCGGGAAGAACCGACACTGGAGTGCATGCAAAAAAAATGTTTGCCCACTTCGACACGGAGCAAATTTTAGAGGAAAATCTGCCGCACAAACTCAACAGTTTCTTGCCTCCCGATATTTCGGTGAAAAGAATCTTTAAGGTAAAAGATGATTTCCACGCAAGATTCGACGCCACTTTCCGAACCTATGAATATTACATTTCTTTAGAAAAAAATCCATTTACCCAAGATTCTGCGTGGCAAATCTGGAGAAGGGATTTAGACATCGACAAAATGAACGAGGCGTGCAAAATCCTTTTTGAATACGATGATTTCACCAGTTTTGCCAAGCTTCACACCGACAACAAGACCAACCTCTGCACAATCTACAAAGCAGAATGGTCACAAAACGGTTCCGAACTGAAATTCACCATTTCTGCCGACCGTTTTTTAAGGAACATGGTTCGCGCCATCGTCGGAACCATGGTCGAAATCGGAAACGGAAAAATCCAACCTGAAGATTTGCGCACCGTCATTGAATCGCAAAACCGTAACGCAGCAGGAACTTCCGCGCCGCCGCAAGGTTTGTTTTTAGTGGATGTCGGTTATAATTTTTAG
- a CDS encoding metallophosphoesterase family protein: MMKILLLSDTHSYIDERIIEYATQADEIWHCGDFGNMEVVEELEKIKPLRGVYGNIDNEKIRRIFPEVLRFNCQKVEVLMIHIGGYPGKYSPLAKKEIAENPPKLFISGHSHILKAMFDHKNQLLHLNPGAAGNQGWHKVRTMMRFEINGEKIEKLEVIELGVR; this comes from the coding sequence ATTATGAAAATCCTTTTGCTTTCCGACACCCATTCCTACATCGATGAAAGAATTATCGAATACGCCACACAAGCCGACGAAATCTGGCATTGTGGCGATTTTGGGAATATGGAAGTAGTCGAGGAACTTGAAAAAATAAAACCACTCCGCGGCGTTTACGGAAATATCGACAACGAAAAAATCAGAAGAATTTTTCCCGAAGTTCTGCGGTTCAACTGCCAAAAAGTGGAAGTTCTGATGATCCACATCGGTGGTTATCCTGGAAAGTATTCTCCTTTAGCCAAAAAAGAAATTGCAGAAAATCCACCGAAACTATTTATTTCAGGACATTCGCATATTTTAAAAGCGATGTTTGACCATAAAAATCAATTACTTCATTTGAATCCAGGTGCAGCGGGAAATCAAGGATGGCATAAAGTGAGAACGATGATGCGGTTTGAAATTAATGGGGAAAAGATTGAAAAGTTGGAAGTGATTGAGTTGGGAGTTAGGTGA
- a CDS encoding choice-of-anchor I family protein has product MKKIYTLKLFAVSLVFGAQSFAFSQTLVHYWNFNNNSTIATITTPTQSLVSGAALVAVPGGSSVIDNAGGTGQNFNVENLNARNGDPSGTHLRFNNPIGGALQFSLPTTGFENVVVTTATRRSGSGAGTQLWSYSTNGTDFSPFTTFAPVDGNPTLLTLDFSAIPNVKDNPNFKLKVEFETGSGGNVGNNRFDNFTLDATALGGADTTPPVVTLTPVNNATNISTTLKPTISFNEDVRLIDNSPITDTNAKDLVDFRIGNASGAVVAFTTTFSNNVITVIPDTNLMTNQTYYVALKPNIVEDFSDNAVTQTTSSTFTTAGTSVAFDKTFIKVNEDAGVLNFALKVNSPSNASVDLVVKPAPFSTADSGDFTLATQTINITPSTPGIYNIQIPIIDDTLEEQQAEYFVLSLENPVGAAITGEQLSTVYIIDNDKQAPVPNNQITLNYVGSFDPSGANSSTTEIVVHDPISKRLFTTSAIAGVLDIINFTDPSAPTVINSVDMNAYGGITSVAVKNGIVAVASPNTNPQLDGSVVFFDTSGNFLKQVTVGALPDMVTFTNDGTKVLTANEGEPNANYSVDPEGSVSIIDISGGIPSLSQSNVTTLLFTDFNAQEASLIASGIRKLKASSTLSQDLEPEYIAISDDNQKAFVTIQENNAVAEIDLNTKTLTSLWALGKKDMNLPGNGFDASDNNGEVLIANWPVKSYYIPDGVATYKVNGTNFIITANEGDEKEFSNLNERTTVGANNYVLDPAVFPQAQMLKASHNLGRFRVTNLNGNLDGDSEFEEINSVGARSFSIFNADTKQIVFDSGDDFERYTAKHFPTIFNADHSDSNTPKNRSRSKGPEPEGVTIATIANETFAFISLERIGGVMVYNVTNPNAPVFVDYKNTRNTSAYGGDNGAEGITYIPKNESATGKGYIVIANEISGTLTIYEINDSILSANGAANTTNTFSVFPNPASKGTVYFNREADIEIYDMAGKLLQKAAKQKTIDTSRFATGLYIIKTSEGIVKRLIVK; this is encoded by the coding sequence ATGAAGAAAATTTACACGCTGAAACTCTTTGCAGTTTCGCTGGTATTTGGAGCGCAGTCTTTCGCGTTTTCGCAAACGTTGGTTCACTACTGGAACTTCAACAACAATTCTACAATCGCTACGATCACAACTCCAACTCAATCATTGGTTTCGGGAGCTGCTTTGGTCGCTGTTCCCGGTGGATCAAGTGTGATCGACAATGCAGGTGGTACCGGACAGAACTTTAACGTAGAAAACCTGAACGCAAGAAACGGCGATCCTTCCGGAACGCATTTGAGGTTCAATAATCCAATTGGAGGAGCGTTGCAGTTTTCACTTCCGACAACTGGTTTTGAAAATGTGGTGGTAACAACCGCGACAAGAAGATCCGGTTCTGGAGCTGGAACTCAACTTTGGTCCTATTCCACCAACGGAACGGATTTCAGTCCATTTACGACTTTCGCTCCTGTTGATGGAAATCCGACTTTATTAACGCTCGATTTTTCGGCGATTCCTAACGTTAAAGATAACCCAAACTTTAAGCTGAAAGTAGAATTCGAAACCGGATCTGGCGGAAATGTTGGCAATAACCGTTTTGATAATTTCACTTTGGACGCGACTGCATTGGGAGGTGCAGATACAACGCCGCCTGTCGTAACTTTGACTCCGGTAAATAACGCGACGAACATTTCGACCACGCTTAAACCAACTATTTCTTTTAACGAAGATGTAAGATTGATCGACAATTCGCCGATTACCGATACGAATGCAAAAGATTTGGTGGATTTCAGAATTGGCAATGCTTCCGGAGCGGTGGTTGCGTTCACGACGACCTTTAGCAATAATGTCATAACCGTGATTCCGGATACAAATCTTATGACCAACCAAACTTATTATGTGGCATTAAAACCAAATATTGTCGAAGATTTCAGCGACAATGCGGTAACACAGACGACTTCTTCCACGTTTACAACAGCGGGAACTTCTGTCGCATTCGACAAAACTTTTATTAAAGTAAACGAAGATGCGGGAGTTTTAAATTTTGCATTAAAGGTCAATTCGCCTTCCAATGCATCGGTGGATTTGGTGGTGAAGCCGGCTCCGTTCAGCACTGCTGATTCGGGAGATTTTACTTTGGCGACGCAAACCATTAATATTACTCCCTCAACTCCGGGAATTTACAATATCCAGATTCCGATTATCGACGACACGCTCGAAGAACAGCAAGCAGAATATTTCGTGTTAAGTTTGGAAAATCCAGTAGGAGCAGCGATTACAGGAGAGCAACTTTCGACGGTCTATATTATTGATAACGATAAACAGGCACCGGTTCCCAATAATCAGATTACACTGAATTATGTTGGAAGTTTCGATCCTTCCGGTGCAAACAGCAGTACCACCGAAATCGTGGTTCACGATCCGATTTCCAAACGGCTTTTCACAACCAGTGCGATTGCTGGAGTTTTAGATATCATTAATTTCACTGATCCATCTGCACCAACTGTCATCAATTCGGTGGATATGAATGCTTATGGAGGAATTACCAGTGTTGCTGTGAAAAACGGAATAGTTGCGGTAGCTTCTCCAAACACCAATCCTCAATTGGATGGTTCGGTAGTATTCTTCGATACTTCGGGAAATTTTCTAAAACAGGTTACAGTAGGAGCTTTGCCGGATATGGTGACTTTTACCAATGATGGAACAAAAGTTTTAACAGCCAATGAAGGTGAACCTAACGCAAATTATTCCGTAGATCCGGAAGGTTCGGTTAGTATTATTGATATTTCCGGTGGGATTCCTTCACTTTCACAATCGAATGTGACGACACTTTTGTTTACCGATTTCAACGCTCAGGAAGCTTCACTAATCGCTTCAGGAATCAGAAAGCTAAAAGCTTCGAGTACACTTTCCCAGGATTTGGAACCTGAATACATCGCGATTTCCGACGATAACCAGAAAGCTTTTGTAACCATCCAGGAAAATAACGCGGTTGCAGAAATTGATCTGAATACCAAAACCCTTACTTCGCTTTGGGCTTTAGGTAAAAAAGATATGAATTTGCCGGGGAACGGTTTCGACGCTTCCGACAACAACGGTGAAGTGCTGATTGCAAACTGGCCGGTAAAATCCTACTACATTCCGGATGGTGTTGCGACTTATAAAGTTAATGGAACCAATTTCATCATCACTGCAAATGAAGGCGACGAAAAAGAATTTTCCAACCTGAACGAAAGAACCACAGTTGGAGCAAACAATTACGTTTTGGATCCCGCGGTTTTTCCACAAGCTCAAATGTTGAAAGCATCGCATAATCTTGGAAGATTCAGAGTGACGAACCTGAACGGAAACCTTGATGGAGACAGTGAATTTGAAGAAATCAATTCAGTGGGAGCAAGATCGTTCTCGATTTTTAATGCGGATACGAAACAGATTGTTTTCGACAGTGGCGACGATTTCGAAAGATATACCGCAAAACATTTCCCAACAATTTTCAATGCTGATCATTCCGATTCGAATACTCCGAAGAACAGAAGCCGCTCAAAAGGTCCGGAACCGGAAGGAGTGACAATCGCAACGATTGCCAACGAAACTTTTGCATTTATTTCACTGGAAAGAATCGGCGGAGTGATGGTGTATAACGTGACCAATCCGAACGCTCCCGTTTTTGTGGACTATAAAAATACCAGAAATACTTCTGCATACGGTGGCGACAACGGTGCGGAAGGAATTACCTACATCCCGAAAAACGAAAGTGCGACTGGAAAAGGGTATATCGTGATTGCAAACGAAATCAGCGGAACATTGACGATTTATGAAATTAATGACTCAATCCTTTCTGCAAACGGCGCTGCAAATACCACGAACACTTTCTCGGTTTTCCCGAATCCGGCTTCGAAAGGGACGGTTTATTTCAACAGAGAAGCCGACATTGAAATTTATGATATGGCAGGAAAACTTCTGCAGAAAGCCGCAAAACAGAAAACCATCGATACCAGCAGATTTGCAACGGGACTTTACATCATCAAAACTTCAGAAGGTATCGTAAAAAGATTAATTGTAAAGTAG